In Papio anubis isolate 15944 chromosome 17, Panubis1.0, whole genome shotgun sequence, the following are encoded in one genomic region:
- the OMG gene encoding oligodendrocyte-myelin glycoprotein has product MEYQILKMSLCLFILLFLTPGILCICPLQCICTERHRHVDCSGRNLTTLPSGLQENIIHLNLSYNHFTDLHNQLTQYTNLRTLDISNNRLESLPAQLPRSLWNMSAANNNIKLLDKSDTAYQWNLKYLDVSKNMLEKVVLIKNTLRSLEVLNLSSNKLWTVPTNMPFKLHIVDLSNNSLTQILPGTLINLTNLTHLYLHNNKFTFIPDQSFDQLFQLQEITLYNNRWSCDHKQNITYLLKWMMETKAQVIGTPCSTQISSLKEHSIYPTPSGFTSSLFTVSGMQTVDTINSLSVVTQPKVTKIPKQYRTKETTFGATLSKDTTFTSTDKAFVPYPEDTSTETINSHEAAAATLTIHLQDGMVTNTSLTSSTKSSPTPMTLSITSGMPNNFSEMPQQSTTLNLRREETTTNVKTQLPSVANAWKVNASFLLMLNVVVMLAV; this is encoded by the coding sequence ATGGAATATCAGATATTGAAAATGTCTCTCTGCCTGTTCATCCTTCTGTTTCTCACACCTGGTATTTTATGCATTTGTCCTCTGCAATGTATATGCACAGAAAGGCACAGGCATGTGGACTGTTCAGGTAGAAACTTGACTACATTACCATCTGGACTGCAAGagaatattatacatttaaacCTGTCTTATAACCACTTTACTGATCTGCATAACCAGTTAACCCAATATACCAATCTGAGGACCCTGGACATTTCAAACAACAGGCTTGAAAGCCTGCCTGCTCAGTTACCTCGGTCTCTGTGGAACATGTCTGCTGCTAACAACAACATTAAACTTCTTGACAAATCTGATACTGCTTATCAGTGGAATCTTAAATATCTGGATGTTTCTAAGAATATGCTGGAAAAGGTTGTTCTCATTAAAAATACACTAAGAAGTCTTGAGGTTCTCAACCTCAGTAGTAACAAACTTTGGACAGTTCCAACCAACATGCCCTTCAAACTACATATTGTGGACCTGTCTAATAATTCTTTGACACAAATCCTTCCAGGTACATTAATAAACCTGACAAATCTCACGCATCTCTACCTGCACAACAATAAGTTCACATTCATTCCAGACCAATCTTTTGACCAGCTCTTTCAGTTGCAAGAGATAACCCTTTACAATAACAGGTGGTCATGTGACCATAAACAAAACATTACTTACTTACTGAAGTGGATGATGGAAACAAAAGCCCAAGTGATAGGGACTCCATGTTctacccaaatatcatctttaaAGGAACATAGCATATATCCCACACCTTCTGGATTTACCTCAAGCTTATTCACTGTAAGTGGGATGCAGACAGTGGACACCATTAACTCTCTGAGTGTGGTAACTCAACCCAAAGTGACCAAAATCCCCAAACAATATCGAACAAAGGAAACAACGTTTGGTGCCACTCTAAGCAAAGACACCACCTTTACTAGCACTGATAAGGCTTTTGTGCCCTATCCAGAAGATACATCCACAGAGACTATCAATTCACATGAAGCAGCAGCTGCAACTCTAACTATTCATCTCCAAGATGGAATGGTTACAAACACAAGCCTCACTAGCTCAACAAAATCATCCCCAACACCCATGACCCTAAGTATCACTAGTGGCATGCCAAATAATTTCTCTGAAATGCCTCAACAAAGCACAACCCTTAACTTACGGAGGGAAGAGACAACCACAAACGTAAAGACTCAATTACCTTCTGTGGCAAATGCTTGGAAAGTAAATGCTTCATTTCTCTTAATGCTCAATGTTGTGGTCATGCTGGCTGTCTGA
- the EVI2B gene encoding protein EVI2B produces MDPKYFILILFCGHLNNTFFSKTETITTEKQSQPTLVTSLMSHVLANSQNTTGNPLGQPMQFNDISSRQSVSPAKVTAGQPTPAVYISSEKPAAHTSAGQPLAYNTNQPTPMANTSSQQAVFTSARQLPSSHTSTTQPPTPFVYTFTQQSSTVQIPSTKLITPTVHNPSTQPISTVKNSPRSTPGFILDVTSNKQTPQKNNYNSTAAILIGVLLTSMLVAIIIIVLWKCLRKPVLNDPNWAGRSPFADGETPDICIDNIRENEISTKHTSVISLTPWKPSKSTLLADDLEIKLSESSENTEDSNNPKTEKTKDQVNGTSEDSADGSTIGTAISSSDDADLPPPPPLLDLERQESNQSDKPIMTIVSPLPNDSTSFPPSLDCLNQDCGDHKSEIIQSFPPPPDSLNLPMPPVDFMKHQEDSNLEIQCQEFSIPPNSDQDLNESLPPPPAELL; encoded by the coding sequence ATGGATCCCAAATATTtcatcttaattttgttttgtggaCACCtgaacaatacatttttttcaaagacagagACGATTACAACAGAGAAGCAGTCACAGCCCACCTTAGTCACATCATTAATGTCACATGTATTGGCTAATTCTCAAAACACAACAGGGAATCCTTTGGGTCAACCAATGCAATTCAACGACATTTCTTCTAGACAATCAGTATCACCTGCCAAAGTCACTGCTGGACAACCAACACCAGCTGTCTATATCTCTTCTGAAAAACCAGCAGCACATACTTCTGCTGGACAACCACTTGCCTACAACACCAACCAACCAACACCAATGGCCAACACCTCCTCCCAGCAAGCTGTGTTCACCTCTGCCAGACAACTACCATCTTCCCATACTTCTACCACACAACCACCAACGCCATTTGTCTACACTTTCACTCAACAATCATCAACTGTCCAGATCCCTTCTACAAAACTAATAACACCAACGGTTCATAATCCATCCACACAACCAATATCAACTGTCAAAAATTCACCTAGGAGTACACCAGGATTTATCTTAGATGTTACCAGTAACAAACAAACTCcacaaaaaaacaattataattcaACAGCTGCCATACTAATTGGTGTACTTCTGACTTCCATGTTGGTAGCTATAATCATCATTGTACTTTGGAAATGCTTAAGGAAACCAGTTTTAAATGATCCAAATTGGGCAGGTAGATCTCCATTTGCTGATGGAGAAACCCCTGACATTTGTATCGATAAcatcagagaaaatgaaatatccacAAAACATACCTCAGTCATTTCACTTACACCCTGGAAACCAAGCAAAAGCACACTTTTAGCAGATGACTTAGAAATTAAGTTGTCTGAATCAAGTGAAAACACTGAAGACTCCAACAACcccaaaacagagaaaacaaaagatcaaGTAAATGGTACATCAGAAGATAGTGCTGATGGATCAACAATTGGAACTGCTATTTCTTCTTCAGATGATGCAGATCTGCCTCCACCACCTCCCCTTCTGGATTTGGAAAGACAGGAAAGTAACCAATCTGACAAACCCATAATGACAATTGTATCTCCTCTTCCAAATGATTCTACTAGTTTCCCTCCATCTCTGGACTGTCTCAATCAAGACTGTGGAGATCATAAATCTGAGATAATACAATCATTTCCACCCCCGCCTGACTCACTTAACTTGCCCATGCCACCGGTAGATTTTATGAAACATCAAGAAGATTCCAACCTTGAGATCCAGTGTCAGGAGTTCTCTATTCCTCCCAACTCTGATCAAGATCTTAATGAatctctgccacctccacctgcAGAACTGTTATAA